The following coding sequences lie in one Anatilimnocola floriformis genomic window:
- a CDS encoding UbiD family decarboxylase, giving the protein MFSLQRTLIDLERAGHLVRLEDEIDAHLEAAEIQRRVYASGGPAVWFTRVKDCRFGMVSNLFGTIERARYLFRHTYENVRRAIELKIDAGAFFRNPGRYWSAPLTGWRMQPKYVRGGAIFGQQIKLSDLPQLKSWPRDGGPFITLPQVYSEDPNQAGWQHSNLGMYRVQLAGSQYSASEAGLHYQIHRGIGVHHTAALAKGEPLKVNVFVGGHPAMSLAAVMPLPEGMSELGFAGALAGQRIPLARRATPSGNNLPVYADADFCLRGVIRPGRTLSEGPFGDHLGYYSLAHDFPVLEVEEVWARSDAVWPFTVVGRPPQEDTTFGQLIHELTGPVIPTVIAGVKQVHAVDAAGVHPLLLAIGNERYMPFHSQSQPQELLTQASAILGQGQMSLAKYLLIANAGDDPQLDADNEAAFLQHVLARVDWRRDLHFQTCTTIDTLDYSGDGLNRGSKVVIAAVGPPRRTLAREVPAGLSLPPGFSEPKLALPGVLVINGPKIEPQPSFETRTTSQPANYQADIEAFTASLASRLPPLASLPLLVIVDDSQFSAATLKNFLWVTFTRSNPAADIYGVEATTQQKHWGCSGPLVIDARIKPHHAPALVEDPVVTAKVDALAARGGPLAKWL; this is encoded by the coding sequence ATGTTCTCTCTTCAACGCACTTTGATCGATCTCGAGCGGGCCGGCCATCTGGTTCGGCTTGAAGACGAAATTGATGCGCACCTCGAGGCCGCCGAAATTCAGCGGCGGGTGTATGCCAGCGGCGGGCCTGCCGTCTGGTTCACACGCGTCAAGGATTGCCGGTTTGGCATGGTCTCGAATCTGTTCGGCACGATCGAGCGGGCCCGCTATCTTTTTCGTCACACGTACGAAAACGTCCGCCGGGCAATCGAGCTGAAGATCGACGCCGGGGCGTTCTTTCGCAATCCCGGTCGCTACTGGAGTGCGCCTCTGACTGGCTGGCGGATGCAGCCGAAGTATGTGCGCGGCGGCGCGATCTTTGGCCAGCAGATCAAACTGAGCGACCTGCCGCAGCTGAAATCCTGGCCGCGCGACGGCGGGCCGTTCATCACCTTGCCGCAGGTCTATTCCGAAGACCCCAACCAAGCCGGCTGGCAGCATTCCAACCTGGGGATGTACCGCGTTCAGCTCGCGGGGAGTCAATATTCCGCGAGCGAAGCCGGCCTGCATTATCAGATTCATCGCGGCATCGGCGTGCACCACACGGCGGCCCTCGCCAAGGGTGAACCGCTCAAGGTGAATGTCTTCGTCGGTGGTCATCCTGCCATGTCGCTCGCCGCCGTCATGCCGTTGCCGGAAGGAATGAGCGAACTCGGTTTCGCCGGCGCACTGGCTGGTCAGCGCATCCCTCTCGCGCGCCGCGCAACGCCATCCGGCAACAACCTCCCCGTCTACGCCGATGCGGACTTCTGTTTGCGCGGCGTCATTCGGCCCGGCCGCACGTTATCCGAAGGACCCTTTGGCGATCACTTGGGTTACTACAGCCTGGCCCACGATTTTCCGGTGCTCGAAGTTGAAGAGGTCTGGGCCCGCAGCGATGCCGTCTGGCCCTTCACCGTCGTCGGTCGGCCACCGCAGGAAGACACGACCTTCGGTCAGCTCATTCACGAGCTGACCGGCCCGGTTATTCCCACGGTCATCGCCGGCGTGAAGCAAGTCCACGCGGTCGACGCGGCCGGCGTGCATCCGCTGCTCCTCGCCATCGGCAACGAACGGTACATGCCGTTTCATTCGCAATCGCAGCCGCAGGAATTGCTGACGCAGGCCAGTGCAATCCTCGGTCAGGGGCAAATGTCATTGGCGAAGTACCTGCTCATTGCCAATGCTGGTGACGATCCGCAACTCGATGCCGACAACGAAGCCGCTTTCCTGCAGCACGTGCTGGCTCGCGTTGATTGGCGGCGGGATCTGCATTTTCAAACCTGCACGACGATCGACACGCTCGACTACTCAGGCGACGGGCTCAATCGCGGTTCCAAAGTCGTGATCGCCGCCGTCGGTCCGCCGCGCCGCACGCTGGCCCGCGAAGTCCCCGCCGGTTTGTCGTTGCCGCCGGGATTCTCCGAGCCCAAGCTCGCACTCCCCGGCGTGCTCGTGATCAACGGCCCGAAGATTGAACCGCAGCCCTCTTTCGAAACTCGGACGACTTCGCAACCAGCCAATTACCAGGCCGATATCGAAGCCTTCACTGCCTCCCTCGCCTCCCGCCTCCCGCCTCTCGCCTCGCTGCCCCTCCTCGTCATCGTCGACGACAGCCAGTTTTCGGCGGCGACGCTAAAGAACTTTCTCTGGGTGACGTTCACCCGCAGCAATCCCGCCGCGGACATCTACGGAGTGGAAGCGACGACGCAGCAAAAACACTGGGGCTGCAGCGGACCACTCGTGATCGATGCCCGCATCAAGCCCCATCACGCGCCGGCGCTTGTCGAGGATCCGGTTGTCACCGCCAAGGTCGATGCCTTGGCGGCTCGAGGTGGGCCGTTGGCGAAATGGCTCTAA